The following coding sequences lie in one Arachis hypogaea cultivar Tifrunner chromosome 4, arahy.Tifrunner.gnm2.J5K5, whole genome shotgun sequence genomic window:
- the LOC140184231 gene encoding protein MAIN-LIKE 1-like produces the protein MMLLGTQLFADKSGNRIHIRWLPYVARLEEMGRYSWGSAALAWFPSFRPTGYDELSWPLASRWSGYNPGISNKRPQVQMARLKIDLLQARDFVWMPYSALDVIQVVHSEVLEHRHTMLWRCRTSLIYFAVVEWHQVDRVLPQFGGVQPLPRPALNIDFLMSKDGRGGDRWFPAHLAEWHLHWQERAEHILQFDIVPDPGPSHDFLTWWYQHGKRFLSPEMLLGDPRGIPIPDEAMQRGAGRVPDMDRVDVVPDRRRIERRARVGTRRS, from the exons atgatgttaTTGGGCACGCAGCTATTTGCCGACAAGTCTGGCAACCGTATACACATCAGATGGTTACCCTATGTTGCTCGGCTTGAGGAGATGGGTCGCTACAGTTGGGGATCGGCGGCACTagcatg GTTTCCTTCTTTTAGGCCGACTGGGTATGATGAGCTTAGCTGGCCCCTTGCGTCGAG ATGGTCTGGTTACAATCCTGGGATTAGCAACAAGAGACCTCAGGTACAGATGGCTCGCCTGAAGATCGACTTGTTACAGGCTCGGGAT TTCGTTTGGATGCCCTATAGCGCACTCGACGTCATCCAGGTTGTCCATTCGGAGGTATTGGAGCATCGGCATACGATGTTATGGCGGTGTAGGACGTCCCTGATTTATTTTGCGGTGGTCGAGTGGCATCAGGTTGATAGAGTTTTACCGCAGTTTGGGGGAGTCCAGCCACTACCGCGtcccgccctgaacatcgacttttTGATGTCGAAAGACGGGAGAGGAGGTGACCGTTGGTTCCCGGCGCACTTAGCTGAGTGGCATCTTCACTGGCAGGAGCGTGCGGAGCACATTTTACAGTTCGACATCGTGCCCGACCCCGGTCCCTCGCATGATTTCTTGACATGGTGGTATCAGCACGGAAAGAGATTCCTGTCGCCGGAGATGTTATTGGGGGATCCTAGAGGTATTCCTATTCCGGATGAGGCGATGCAGAGGGGTGCAGGTCGAGTACCAGATATGGACCGAGTCGACGTTGTTCCTGACAGACGTCGTATTGAGAGGAGAGCACGAGTCGGGACACGTCGTAGCTAG
- the LOC112795243 gene encoding uncharacterized protein, producing the protein MPGTVAVLRTCPVRVGGQHDESQAYFHRLFWTFPLDGNSNILPVAFALVEGENAESWSFFLSHLREHVTPQPGLLVISDRHNGIKAALEAPDGGWLPLAAYRAFCIRHVAANFALTFKGKDARRLLVNAAYAKTEVEFDYWFDILRSENPAMCDWANRIEYLLWTQYCDEGRRFGHMTTNISECVNSILKGVRNLPVCSLVKATYGRLAELFVRKGREAEAQMGTGQQFSQYLVKCIEANLKTARCFTVTVYDRDNSEYTVAETTPTGSFSLGTYRVSLGSKTCDCGYFQALHFPCPHALACCAYSRLTWQPYVHQVYRLSSIFGVYQMGFTPPIPEGFWPPYAGPTVIPDPNMRRAREGRPRSTRIRTNMDDVDPNRPKRCGICRQPGHTRRSCPHAGGPSVTAGN; encoded by the exons ATGCCTGGCACTGTAGCCGTCCTACGGACTTGCCCTGTTCGAGTTGGGGGACAGCATGACGAGTCTCAGGCTTATTTTCATAGGCTGTTCTGGACTTTCCCCCTt GACGGAAACTCCAATATACTCCCCGTGGCATTTGCACTAGTTGAaggtgagaatgctgagtcatggtctttctttctttctcaccTCCGTGAGCACGTGACACCTCAACCGGGTTTGTTAgttatttcagataggcataacggcatcaaggcagCCCTCGAGGCTCCCGATGGGGGATGGCTACCTCTGGCTGCATACAGGGCTTTCTGCATTCGACACGTGGCAGCGAATTTTGCCCTGACCTTCAAGGGAAAAGACGCCCGGAGGCTTCTCGTTAACGCCGCGTATGCAAAGACTGAAGTGGAGTTCGACTACTGGTTTGACATTCTGCGCTCTGAGAATCCGGCAATGTGTGACTGGGCGAACCGAATTGAGTATTTGTTGTGGACACAGTACTGTGACGAGGGTCGGAGATTCGGccacatgacgacgaatatctcGGAGTGTGTCAATTCAATCCTGAAGGGGGTAAGAAACCTCCCTGTTTGCTCACTGGTGAAGGCCACATACGGAAGGCTGGCTGAGCTATTTGTCCGTAAAGGTAGGGAGGCCGAGGCTCAGATGGGTActggacaacaattcagtcaataCTTAGTAAAGTGTATCGAGGCCAACCTGAAGACagccaggtgcttcacggtgactgtTTATGACAGGGATAACTCGGAGTACACCGTGGCTGAGACGACTCCGACAGGTTCATTCTCACTTGGTACGTACAGGGTTTCACTAGGGTCTAAGACTTGTGATTGTGGATACTTCCAAgcacttcatttcccgtgtcCTCACGCACTGGCCTGCTGTGCTTATTCACGTCTTACATGGCAGCCTTACGTCCACCAGGTCTATCGCCTTAGTTCCATTTTCGGTGTCTATCAGATGGGATTTACACCACCCATTccggagggtttctggccacctTATGCCGGGCCAACCGTTATACCGGATCCGAACATGAGGCGTGCGAGGGAGGGTCGTCCAAGATCCACACGCATTCGCACCAACATGGATGATGTAGATCCGAACCGGCCAAAGAGGTGTGGCATCTGCAGGCAGCCAGGGCACACTCGTCGTAGTTGTCCACACGCCGGAGGACCCAGCGTGACTGCTGGGAATTAA